The Candidatus Hydrogenedentota bacterium genome has a window encoding:
- a CDS encoding iron-containing alcohol dehydrogenase, translating to GAGVVKELPDYLKKNNISRPLVVTDPNVAQLGFFKAIVEDLKAKGFAAEVFSNIHKNPVKSDVYAGTDAYDAHKADCIVGIGGGAGLDVARAILLRINHREDLFKYDDLIGGDVYVTNDVPHFVTVPTTAGTGSEVGRSAIIADDETHQKKILFSPKLLAKIVFADPMLTMELP from the coding sequence CGGAGCCGGTGTGGTGAAAGAACTTCCCGATTATTTAAAGAAAAACAACATCAGCCGTCCGCTGGTGGTCACTGACCCTAACGTGGCACAGCTTGGTTTCTTCAAAGCCATTGTAGAAGATTTAAAGGCGAAGGGGTTTGCTGCGGAAGTTTTCAGCAACATACACAAGAACCCTGTTAAAAGCGATGTGTATGCCGGAACAGATGCTTATGATGCACACAAAGCGGATTGCATTGTAGGAATAGGCGGAGGTGCAGGATTAGATGTGGCGCGCGCCATTCTTCTGCGCATTAACCACCGCGAAGATTTGTTTAAGTATGACGACCTGATTGGTGGCGATGTGTATGTAACGAATGATGTTCCGCACTTTGTAACCGTGCCCACCACCGCAGGCACCGGCAGCGAAGTGGGCCGCAGCGCCATTATTGCCGATGACGAAACGCATCAGAAAAAAATATTATTCTCTCCTAAGCTATTAGCAAAAATAGTATTTGCCGACCCTATGCTTACTATGGAGTTGCC